Proteins found in one Arthrobacter pascens genomic segment:
- a CDS encoding GntR family transcriptional regulator, whose translation MDTAGELKHVWLRRQLQDLVAATLRPGDALLGERQLEEQFGVSRITVRRAISDLVQDGALVRIKGKGTFVSHGLVRSTLHLASFNEDMRAAGFEPSTRVINASAATPPPAAAEHLALPRGEMAYLVRRLRLANGAPVSVDESWLPPRLLPDLLSKDLTGSLYRILAAAGHPVQHAEQTVEAAAVPEDTAALLDIQPGAPVLLFKRRSFTGQDDPGTPVEYAVSTYRSDRYQVSMRLGLGKE comes from the coding sequence ATGGATACGGCAGGGGAACTGAAACACGTCTGGCTCCGAAGGCAGCTCCAGGACCTGGTGGCTGCCACCCTGCGGCCCGGCGATGCCCTGCTGGGTGAACGCCAACTGGAGGAGCAGTTCGGCGTCTCGCGCATCACGGTGCGCCGGGCCATCTCGGACCTCGTCCAGGACGGAGCGCTGGTGCGGATCAAGGGCAAGGGAACCTTCGTCTCGCACGGGCTGGTGCGCTCCACCCTGCACCTGGCTTCGTTCAACGAGGACATGCGGGCAGCCGGTTTCGAACCAAGTACCCGCGTCATCAATGCTTCCGCGGCAACGCCTCCCCCAGCTGCGGCTGAGCACCTGGCGCTGCCCCGGGGAGAGATGGCCTACCTGGTCCGCCGGCTGCGGCTGGCAAACGGTGCTCCCGTCAGCGTGGACGAATCCTGGCTTCCGCCCCGGCTGCTGCCGGACCTGCTCTCGAAGGACCTGACGGGCTCCCTCTACCGGATCCTCGCAGCCGCCGGACACCCGGTCCAGCACGCGGAACAGACGGTTGAGGCGGCTGCCGTGCCGGAGGATACCGCCGCACTCCTGGACATTCAACCCGGGGCGCCGGTCCTGCTCTTTAAGCGCAGATCGTTCACCGGACAGGACGATCCGGGGACACCCGTCGAATATGCCGTCTCCACCTACCGCTCGGACCGGTACCAGGTGTCGATGCGCCTGGGCTTGGGAAAAGAGTGA
- a CDS encoding N-acetylglucosamine-6-phosphate deacetylase codes for MRADRMPLDADGGLALRGRLVTGLPGQEVIDDGTVVVADGTIVWCGPTADLPAGVDVEIQQVPVILPGLVDVHCHGAVGHSFSADAAGARLAAGHHAAQGSTSVLASLVSAPSHVLLEQIAVLRDLVQDGTLAGLHLEGPFIAKSMCGAQDPAAIIDGDPALLKQWLEVGQGTVRSLTLAPETPHFAELVQLCREYRVVPSVGHTDATAARTREALAGSGQGNRGPGDAAPWSATHLFNRMPPLGHRSPGPIAVLLQAARESPERMVLELVADGIHLDQEIVRMVFDLVGARSIALVTDAMAAAGMPDGPYTLGSLEVVVRDRVARLASVKSGAEDGEEPGAIAGATSHLLENVRRCVEWGIPLADAVGAASSTPARLMGLDRVGAIAEGRRADLLITTKELELTQVYRAGRPLSQERNDRADSPV; via the coding sequence ATGCGAGCTGACCGGATGCCCCTGGACGCCGACGGCGGCCTCGCCCTGCGGGGCCGCCTCGTGACCGGCCTGCCCGGGCAGGAAGTGATCGACGACGGCACCGTGGTGGTTGCCGACGGCACCATCGTATGGTGCGGCCCGACCGCGGACCTGCCAGCCGGCGTCGACGTCGAAATCCAGCAGGTGCCCGTCATCCTTCCAGGACTGGTGGACGTGCACTGCCACGGCGCCGTGGGGCACAGCTTCTCCGCGGACGCTGCGGGGGCGCGCCTGGCCGCCGGCCACCACGCTGCCCAGGGTTCGACGTCGGTACTCGCCTCGCTGGTCTCGGCCCCTTCGCACGTGCTGCTGGAGCAGATCGCGGTGCTGCGGGACCTGGTGCAGGACGGTACCCTGGCCGGCCTGCACCTGGAGGGGCCGTTCATCGCCAAAAGCATGTGCGGAGCGCAGGATCCCGCGGCCATCATCGACGGCGACCCGGCCCTGCTTAAGCAGTGGCTTGAGGTGGGTCAGGGCACGGTGCGTTCGCTGACGCTTGCCCCGGAAACGCCGCACTTTGCCGAACTGGTGCAGCTCTGCCGGGAGTACCGGGTTGTTCCTTCGGTGGGACACACAGACGCCACGGCGGCCCGGACACGGGAGGCGCTGGCGGGCAGCGGTCAGGGCAACCGGGGCCCCGGGGATGCGGCTCCGTGGTCGGCCACGCACCTGTTCAACCGGATGCCGCCGCTGGGCCATCGCTCGCCTGGACCCATAGCGGTCCTGCTGCAGGCGGCCCGGGAGTCGCCGGAGCGGATGGTACTGGAGCTGGTCGCCGACGGTATCCATCTGGATCAGGAAATCGTCCGCATGGTCTTCGACCTGGTGGGAGCGCGGTCCATTGCACTGGTCACTGATGCGATGGCCGCGGCGGGGATGCCGGACGGACCATATACCCTCGGCAGCCTGGAGGTGGTGGTCCGGGACCGCGTTGCCCGGCTGGCCTCCGTGAAGTCAGGCGCCGAGGACGGGGAGGAACCCGGCGCGATCGCCGGGGCCACAAGCCATCTGCTGGAAAACGTGCGCCGGTGCGTTGAGTGGGGCATACCCCTCGCCGACGCCGTCGGTGCCGCTTCCTCCACCCCAGCCCGGCTGATGGGCCTGGACCGGGTCGGCGCCATCGCCGAGGGGCGCCGCGCTGACCTCCTCATCACCACTAAAGAACTTGAACTGACCCAGGTCTACCGCGCCGGCAGGCCTCTGTCACAGGAAAGGAACGACCGTGCAGATAGTCCTGTGTGA
- a CDS encoding VOC family protein, which translates to MSLRGFSTINFWADDVEAATAWYQEFLGLEAYFQRPGPDGKLAYAEFRIGDYQNELGIIDSRFRPSATSTVPGGAVMHWHVDDLSGTVQRLLSMGATEYLPITAHGDSGFITASVVDPFGNVLGVMNNPHYLDVLAAVQQD; encoded by the coding sequence GTGAGCTTGCGAGGATTCAGCACGATCAACTTCTGGGCCGACGACGTGGAAGCCGCCACCGCTTGGTACCAGGAATTCCTTGGTCTTGAGGCCTACTTCCAGCGGCCAGGGCCCGACGGGAAACTGGCCTACGCGGAGTTCCGCATCGGTGATTACCAGAACGAGTTAGGCATCATCGACAGCCGCTTCCGGCCGTCCGCAACATCAACGGTGCCCGGTGGCGCAGTGATGCACTGGCACGTCGACGACCTCAGTGGCACAGTGCAGCGACTGTTGTCGATGGGCGCCACCGAGTACCTGCCCATCACCGCGCACGGAGACTCCGGCTTCATCACCGCGTCGGTGGTGGACCCGTTCGGCAATGTGCTGGGGGTTATGAACAACCCCCACTACCTCGACGTCCTCGCTGCCGTCCAGCAGGACTGA
- a CDS encoding PTS sugar transporter subunit IIA, whose amino-acid sequence MSSRDVSTPDVGTAAPAEAISVASPLPGRLIPLNEVPDPVFAKGLVGGGAAVIPEDDAGVLTAVAPLDGRVIKVMPHAYIVQHASGPAVLVHVGIDTVGLKGEGFTVLAQKGDHVRAGDPMISVDVTLVRSKDLSMCSPVVILDSAADSIEPPAAGGRVAAGGHLFNLPGK is encoded by the coding sequence GTGAGCAGTCGTGATGTGAGCACGCCGGACGTGGGCACCGCAGCACCGGCCGAGGCCATCAGCGTCGCCTCTCCCCTCCCCGGGCGGCTCATTCCGCTGAATGAGGTGCCGGACCCGGTCTTTGCCAAAGGGCTGGTTGGTGGAGGCGCCGCCGTCATCCCCGAAGACGACGCCGGTGTCCTCACCGCCGTCGCTCCCCTCGACGGCCGCGTCATCAAGGTCATGCCGCACGCCTACATCGTCCAGCACGCCTCCGGACCCGCAGTACTGGTCCACGTCGGGATTGATACGGTCGGGCTGAAGGGTGAAGGCTTTACCGTGCTTGCGCAAAAGGGTGACCACGTCCGCGCCGGTGACCCCATGATCAGCGTGGATGTCACACTGGTCCGCTCGAAAGACCTCAGCATGTGCAGCCCCGTGGTCATCCTGGACAGCGCGGCCGACTCCATCGAGCCCCCGGCCGCGGGAGGCCGGGTGGCAGCGGGCGGACACCTGTTCAACCTTCCCGGAAAATAG
- a CDS encoding PTS glucose/sucrose transporter subunit IIB produces the protein MSKAETILAALGGASNVEEIEGCITRLRTEVVDASRVDEAALKAAGAHGVMMAGSVVQVVVGPEAESLAEDIQDLM, from the coding sequence ATGTCCAAAGCAGAAACCATCCTCGCCGCCCTCGGCGGGGCCAGCAACGTCGAGGAGATCGAAGGGTGCATCACGCGCCTGCGCACCGAAGTGGTGGATGCCTCACGCGTTGACGAAGCCGCCCTCAAGGCCGCGGGTGCCCACGGAGTCATGATGGCCGGTTCGGTGGTCCAGGTGGTTGTGGGACCGGAAGCCGAGAGCCTGGCAGAAGACATCCAGGACCTGATGTGA
- a CDS encoding YdeI/OmpD-associated family protein: MESLEFRDAADWESWLAANQDGQAQAWLVVGKRHSGAALISIEEALDVALCHGWIDGQRKAHNDVAFLQRYSRRRARSSWSRVNVVKAEALIAAGRMRPSGLAEIEAVKSDGRWEAAYEPQRTAEVPSDLAAALAGDASANAAFENLGRSGRYAVILPLLKARTPESRALVLVRELAKLRDFPQSRPT; encoded by the coding sequence GTGGAGTCGCTCGAGTTCCGCGACGCCGCGGACTGGGAGTCGTGGCTGGCGGCCAACCAGGACGGTCAGGCCCAGGCTTGGCTGGTCGTCGGAAAGCGGCACTCGGGGGCGGCGCTGATCAGCATCGAGGAAGCCCTGGACGTGGCCTTGTGCCACGGCTGGATCGACGGTCAGCGCAAGGCCCATAACGACGTGGCATTCCTCCAGCGATACTCTCGACGCCGGGCGCGAAGTTCATGGTCGAGGGTCAACGTGGTCAAGGCTGAGGCCCTGATCGCGGCCGGACGGATGCGGCCTTCCGGACTCGCCGAGATTGAGGCCGTAAAGTCGGACGGACGCTGGGAGGCTGCCTATGAGCCACAACGCACAGCCGAGGTCCCGTCCGACCTCGCGGCCGCTCTGGCGGGCGATGCCTCGGCCAACGCCGCCTTCGAGAACCTGGGACGGTCTGGGCGTTACGCCGTGATTTTGCCACTCCTCAAGGCCCGCACGCCGGAATCGCGTGCGTTGGTGCTGGTCCGTGAGTTGGCAAAGCTGCGAGACTTTCCGCAGTCCCGGCCGACCTGA
- a CDS encoding fumarylacetoacetate hydrolase family protein, which translates to MEQVTDDTLAAARKVIAVHINYPSRAAQRGRTPAQPSYFLKPSSSLSLTGSAVERPSGCELLGFEGEVALIIGKPARRVGIDDAWSHVEWVTASNDLGVYDLRHADKGSNLRSKGGDGFTPVGPGLIPADAVDPAGLRIRTWHNGDLVQDDTTEDLLFPFARLVADLSQLLTLEEGDIILTGTPAGASVAKPGDVVEVEVATTAAGNTGPGLTSGRLITRVEEGSTPFADFGAQPKTDDLQREEAYGSREAAGLPAENAAPVSALSPELKAKLESVCTATLSSQLRKRGLNNVSIDGLTATRPDRRVVGLARTLRYVPNREDLFKTHGGGFNAQKRAIDSVNEGEILVMEARGEKGTGTIGDILALRAQVRGAAAIITDGGVRDFSAVAAMDMPTYYSNPHPAVLGRRHIPWDTDITIACGGTTVQPGDIIVADSDGILVIPPALAEEVANESIIQEREESFIAEMVERGHSVDGLYPLGAAWRAKYEEWEAGKAND; encoded by the coding sequence GTGGAGCAGGTCACTGACGACACCTTGGCGGCGGCACGCAAGGTGATCGCCGTGCACATCAACTACCCCAGCCGCGCGGCCCAACGCGGACGCACCCCGGCCCAGCCCTCCTACTTCCTCAAGCCCTCCTCCTCCCTCTCGCTGACCGGTTCCGCTGTGGAGCGCCCTTCGGGCTGCGAATTGCTGGGCTTCGAGGGCGAGGTTGCCCTGATCATCGGCAAGCCCGCCCGCCGCGTCGGCATCGACGACGCCTGGAGCCACGTGGAGTGGGTCACCGCCAGCAACGACCTCGGCGTCTACGACCTCCGCCATGCGGACAAAGGCTCCAACCTCCGGTCCAAGGGCGGCGACGGCTTCACCCCTGTGGGACCGGGACTCATCCCGGCAGACGCCGTCGACCCCGCCGGCCTGCGCATCCGCACCTGGCATAACGGCGACCTCGTCCAGGACGACACCACGGAGGACCTGCTCTTCCCCTTCGCCCGGCTGGTGGCGGACCTTTCGCAGCTGCTGACCCTCGAAGAAGGGGACATCATCCTCACCGGCACACCCGCCGGCGCCTCCGTGGCCAAGCCGGGCGACGTCGTCGAGGTTGAAGTAGCTACGACGGCGGCCGGCAACACGGGCCCTGGTCTGACCAGCGGCCGTCTGATTACCCGGGTGGAGGAAGGCTCGACGCCGTTCGCAGACTTTGGTGCGCAGCCCAAGACCGATGACCTGCAGCGGGAGGAGGCCTACGGCTCACGGGAAGCGGCCGGATTGCCGGCGGAAAACGCAGCCCCGGTATCCGCTCTGTCACCCGAGCTGAAGGCGAAGCTGGAAAGTGTCTGCACGGCCACGTTGTCCTCCCAACTGCGCAAGCGGGGCCTCAACAACGTCAGCATCGACGGCCTCACCGCTACCCGGCCGGACAGGCGCGTGGTCGGGCTGGCCCGAACCCTCCGTTACGTCCCCAACCGCGAAGACCTCTTCAAGACCCACGGCGGCGGCTTCAACGCCCAGAAACGCGCCATCGACTCTGTCAACGAAGGTGAAATCCTGGTCATGGAAGCCCGCGGGGAGAAGGGCACCGGCACCATCGGCGACATCCTGGCCCTCCGCGCCCAAGTCCGCGGCGCGGCAGCCATCATTACCGACGGCGGCGTGCGGGACTTCTCAGCAGTCGCAGCGATGGATATGCCCACATATTATTCCAACCCGCATCCGGCTGTGCTGGGCCGACGCCACATCCCATGGGACACCGACATCACCATCGCCTGCGGCGGCACCACCGTGCAGCCCGGCGACATCATCGTGGCCGACTCGGACGGCATCCTGGTGATCCCGCCGGCGCTGGCAGAGGAAGTGGCCAACGAATCCATCATTCAGGAACGTGAGGAATCGTTTATCGCCGAAATGGTGGAACGGGGCCACAGCGTTGACGGCCTGTACCCGCTGGGGGCCGCCTGGCGCGCCAAGTACGAGGAATGGGAAGCGGGCAAAGCCAATGACTGA
- a CDS encoding alpha-amylase family glycosyl hydrolase gives MQKFVTVDEAARQHVLKALAAQPDFNQADPDGAAFAQRFDLHFPDLCRLFHFLYGSRPDWLDQLAALVLQCARSWVERPAELKALDAEREGNSGWFQSNRMLGGVCYVDRYAGSLDGVREQIPYFKELGLTYLHLMPLFLAPEPLSDGGYAVSSYREVNPKLGTMEQLRELAAELRANGISLVVDFIFNHTSNEHEWARRAAAGNPGYSDYYWMYPDRTMPDAFEHNVREIFPDDHPGTFVQLPDGRWVWATFHSFQWDLNYSNPDVFRAMAGEMLFLANQGVDILRMDAVAFVWKQLGTPCENLPEAHTLLRAFNAVCRLAAPSLLFKSEAIVHPDEVALYIDPAECQLSYNPLQMALIWESLATRDVSLLAQALERRHNVPAGTSWVNYVRSHDDIGWTFADEDAAELGINGFDHRRFLNSFYVNRFPGSFARGVPFQDNPRTGDCRISGTTASLCGLEDDPEQAVGRILLAHSVAFSTGGVPLLYLGDEVGQVNDYRYALEDGHEADSRWVHRPRYPAGQYARRHDPATPEGAIFNGLRRMIAARAETPELSGTRLIDFATNNPGVLGYQRPGDGTHVLVLANFSDEPQQLRPVTFSGFSAEAVDILTEAAVHLAEGLTLAPLQYVWLRVQPLQEK, from the coding sequence ATGCAGAAATTTGTCACTGTGGACGAAGCGGCCCGGCAGCATGTCCTCAAGGCGCTGGCCGCCCAGCCGGACTTCAACCAGGCGGACCCCGATGGGGCTGCATTCGCTCAGCGGTTCGACCTGCACTTTCCCGACCTGTGCCGGCTCTTCCATTTCCTGTATGGCTCCCGGCCTGACTGGCTGGACCAACTGGCGGCCTTGGTGCTTCAGTGCGCCCGGTCATGGGTTGAACGGCCCGCGGAGCTGAAGGCCCTGGACGCCGAACGGGAGGGCAACAGCGGCTGGTTCCAGTCCAACAGGATGCTGGGCGGGGTCTGCTACGTGGACAGGTACGCGGGCAGCCTGGACGGGGTCCGGGAACAGATCCCGTACTTCAAGGAGCTAGGCCTGACCTACCTGCACCTCATGCCACTGTTCCTGGCTCCGGAGCCGCTGTCCGACGGCGGATATGCAGTCTCCAGCTACCGCGAGGTCAACCCGAAACTTGGCACCATGGAGCAGCTGCGTGAGCTGGCGGCAGAGCTTCGTGCCAACGGCATCAGCCTTGTGGTGGACTTCATCTTCAACCACACATCCAATGAGCATGAATGGGCCCGCCGGGCAGCCGCCGGAAATCCCGGGTACAGCGACTACTACTGGATGTATCCGGACCGGACCATGCCGGATGCCTTTGAGCACAATGTCCGCGAGATCTTCCCTGACGACCACCCGGGCACCTTTGTTCAGCTGCCTGACGGGCGGTGGGTCTGGGCCACGTTCCATTCTTTCCAGTGGGACCTGAACTACTCCAATCCGGACGTATTCCGCGCCATGGCCGGTGAGATGCTTTTCCTCGCCAACCAGGGTGTGGACATCCTGCGTATGGACGCCGTGGCTTTCGTCTGGAAGCAGCTGGGTACGCCGTGTGAGAACCTGCCGGAGGCACATACCCTGCTGCGGGCGTTCAACGCAGTCTGCCGGCTCGCGGCGCCGTCACTGCTGTTCAAGTCCGAGGCGATCGTGCACCCGGATGAGGTGGCCCTCTACATCGACCCCGCGGAATGCCAGCTTTCCTACAACCCGCTGCAGATGGCCCTCATCTGGGAATCACTGGCCACCCGCGACGTTTCACTCCTGGCCCAGGCCTTGGAACGGCGGCACAATGTCCCCGCGGGCACCTCCTGGGTGAACTATGTGCGGAGCCATGACGACATCGGCTGGACCTTTGCCGATGAGGATGCCGCCGAACTGGGCATCAACGGCTTTGACCACCGCCGGTTCCTTAACTCGTTTTATGTCAACCGCTTCCCGGGCAGCTTCGCCCGCGGGGTGCCCTTCCAGGACAACCCCCGCACCGGGGACTGCCGCATTTCCGGGACCACGGCGTCGCTGTGCGGCCTGGAGGACGATCCGGAGCAGGCCGTGGGCAGGATCCTGCTGGCCCATTCGGTGGCGTTCAGCACCGGCGGCGTTCCGCTCCTGTACCTGGGCGACGAGGTAGGCCAGGTCAACGACTACCGGTACGCGCTGGAGGACGGCCATGAAGCGGACAGCCGCTGGGTGCACCGGCCCCGCTACCCTGCCGGGCAGTACGCGCGGCGGCACGATCCGGCAACACCGGAGGGCGCGATCTTCAATGGGCTCCGCAGGATGATTGCCGCGCGAGCAGAAACCCCGGAACTTTCCGGAACCCGCCTCATCGACTTCGCCACCAACAACCCCGGAGTCCTGGGCTACCAACGGCCCGGCGACGGCACCCATGTGCTTGTCCTGGCCAACTTCAGCGACGAACCGCAGCAGCTCCGCCCGGTCACGTTCTCCGGTTTCTCGGCCGAGGCTGTCGACATTCTCACTGAAGCGGCTGTCCATCTGGCTGAAGGACTCACGCTGGCGCCGCTGCAGTATGTCTGGCTGCGGGTCCAGCCTCTGCAGGAGAAGTAG
- a CDS encoding FAD-binding monooxygenase, with protein sequence MQFHHHGYVSGDPRVQPVAGAGIDRPAELPDKVDVLIVGTGPAGVLTAAQLSQFPGVTTRIVERRAGRLAIGQADGIQARSVETFQAFGFAERIIAEAYRITEMAFWKPDTKDPSRIVRTARTVDDPAGISEFPHLIVNQARVLDYFAEFMANSPTRMVPDYGFEFVSLNVTGGGEYPVTVTLLRTAGPEEGQERIVRAKYVVGADGARSKVRESIGCTLAGDQANHAWGVMDALAVTDFPDIRTKCAIQSGTGGSILLIPREGGHLFRMYVDLGEVDPNDHGAVRSTTIEEIIGKANEILHPYTLAVRNVAWHSVYEVGHRLTDRFDDVLPDQRGARTPRVFITGDACHTHSAKAGQGMNVSMQDGFNLAWKLGHVLEGRSPESLLSTYSAERHVVAKNLIDFDKEWSTLMAKKPDEFADPSELENFYVSTAEFPAGFMTQYAPSMLVAASEHQARATGFTVGKRFKSAPVVRVGDTNPVHLGHHATADGRWRIYVFADAAVPAMGQQAVPSPTSDFAEWIANSPESPLAATPSGADPDAWFDVKVIYQQDHTRIDIGAVPAVFKPRVGPFRLTDYEKVYASDPAADIFELRGLDRGGVVVVVRPDQYVAHVLPLTATAELAGFFAPLLPARRPEAVRSEKPFAHF encoded by the coding sequence GTGCAGTTCCACCACCACGGCTACGTATCCGGTGACCCGCGGGTCCAACCGGTGGCCGGCGCCGGCATCGACCGGCCCGCGGAGCTCCCCGACAAGGTCGACGTGCTCATTGTGGGCACCGGACCTGCGGGCGTGCTCACCGCCGCGCAGCTTTCCCAGTTCCCCGGAGTTACGACGCGCATTGTGGAGCGCCGCGCCGGTCGGCTGGCGATCGGCCAGGCCGACGGCATCCAGGCCCGCAGCGTCGAGACGTTCCAGGCGTTCGGTTTCGCCGAGCGGATCATCGCGGAGGCGTACCGGATCACCGAGATGGCGTTCTGGAAGCCGGACACCAAGGACCCCTCGCGCATCGTCCGGACTGCCCGCACCGTGGATGACCCTGCAGGCATCAGCGAGTTCCCGCACCTCATCGTCAACCAGGCCCGCGTGCTGGACTACTTCGCCGAGTTCATGGCGAACTCGCCCACGCGCATGGTGCCCGATTATGGTTTTGAATTCGTCAGCCTCAACGTCACCGGCGGGGGAGAATACCCCGTCACCGTGACGCTTCTGCGCACTGCCGGCCCCGAGGAGGGCCAGGAGCGCATTGTCCGGGCCAAGTACGTCGTGGGCGCGGATGGCGCGCGGAGCAAGGTGCGGGAATCGATCGGCTGCACGCTGGCCGGCGACCAGGCCAACCACGCCTGGGGCGTCATGGATGCCCTCGCCGTCACGGACTTCCCGGACATCCGCACGAAGTGCGCGATCCAGTCGGGCACGGGCGGCAGCATCCTGCTGATCCCGCGCGAAGGGGGCCATCTTTTCCGCATGTACGTTGACCTTGGCGAGGTTGATCCGAACGATCACGGCGCCGTGCGCAGCACCACCATCGAGGAGATCATCGGCAAGGCGAATGAGATCCTCCACCCTTACACGCTGGCCGTACGCAACGTCGCCTGGCACAGCGTGTATGAGGTCGGCCACCGCTTGACGGACAGGTTCGACGACGTCCTTCCCGACCAGCGGGGCGCCCGCACGCCGCGCGTGTTCATCACCGGCGATGCGTGCCATACACACAGCGCCAAGGCGGGCCAGGGTATGAACGTGTCCATGCAGGACGGCTTCAACCTGGCGTGGAAGCTCGGACATGTGCTCGAGGGCAGAAGCCCGGAGAGCCTGCTGTCCACGTACTCGGCCGAGCGGCACGTGGTCGCGAAGAACCTCATTGACTTCGACAAGGAGTGGTCAACGCTCATGGCGAAGAAACCCGACGAGTTCGCAGACCCCTCCGAGCTCGAGAACTTCTACGTCAGCACCGCCGAGTTCCCCGCCGGATTCATGACCCAGTACGCCCCTTCCATGCTTGTCGCCGCCTCTGAACACCAGGCCCGGGCCACCGGCTTCACCGTCGGAAAACGCTTCAAGTCCGCGCCCGTTGTGCGGGTGGGCGACACCAACCCGGTGCACCTCGGCCACCACGCCACGGCGGACGGCCGGTGGCGGATCTACGTCTTCGCCGACGCGGCAGTCCCCGCCATGGGACAGCAGGCGGTGCCGTCGCCCACCTCGGATTTCGCCGAGTGGATCGCAAACTCGCCGGAATCGCCGCTGGCCGCCACGCCGTCGGGCGCCGATCCTGACGCGTGGTTCGACGTGAAGGTGATCTACCAGCAGGATCACACGAGAATCGACATCGGCGCCGTGCCGGCTGTTTTCAAGCCCCGGGTCGGACCGTTCCGGCTCACCGACTACGAGAAGGTCTACGCCAGCGATCCTGCGGCGGACATCTTCGAGCTGCGCGGCCTCGACCGCGGCGGTGTCGTCGTTGTCGTGCGGCCGGACCAGTACGTGGCCCATGTCCTGCCGTTGACGGCGACGGCGGAGCTCGCCGGGTTCTTCGCACCCCTCCTACCGGCCCGCCGACCCGAAGCGGTCCGCTCAGAAAAACCCTTCGCTCACTTCTGA
- a CDS encoding PTS transporter subunit EIIC, whose protein sequence is MTTENSSASAAGPLAAPAPGKAKGSGKALQNLQRFGRSLMLPIAALPAAALLLRLGQDDLLGRFESLTTVAQVIGAAGGALFENLPLLFAVGISFGFAKKGDGSTALAAVVGYLVLTNVFKVMAPLVLGAVPEGGKDPVINYGVLAGIVMGLTTAWLWQRFHRTTLPDWLGFFAGRRLVPILTSFAAIVIGVVMALLYPFFNTGLTAVGNTVADNTVVGSGVYGTLNRLLIPLGLHHILNSIVWFIIGDYDGAHGDLNRFFAGDPTAGVFMTGFFPIMMFALPAAALAIWQEAKPSQKKIVGGVMLSTGLTAFLTGITEPLEFSFMFVAWPLYLVHAVLTGTSMMLVNALDIHHGFGFSAGAIDYLLNFGIAQNPLWLIPIGLGYAAIYYVAFRFVIRRWNLRTMGREDETDENGSMAKADAS, encoded by the coding sequence ATGACCACGGAAAACTCTTCCGCTTCCGCGGCCGGTCCGCTGGCCGCACCAGCCCCGGGAAAGGCCAAGGGCAGCGGCAAAGCCCTCCAGAACCTGCAGCGCTTCGGCCGCAGCCTGATGCTCCCCATCGCCGCCCTTCCCGCTGCTGCGCTCCTCCTGCGCCTCGGCCAGGACGACCTGCTGGGCAGGTTCGAGTCCCTGACCACCGTCGCCCAGGTCATCGGTGCGGCCGGCGGCGCCCTGTTTGAAAATCTTCCGCTGCTCTTCGCTGTCGGAATTTCCTTCGGTTTCGCCAAGAAGGGTGACGGCTCCACGGCACTGGCCGCCGTCGTCGGGTATTTGGTCCTGACCAACGTCTTCAAGGTCATGGCACCGCTGGTGCTGGGCGCTGTCCCGGAGGGCGGCAAGGATCCCGTCATCAATTACGGCGTGCTGGCCGGCATCGTGATGGGCCTGACGACGGCGTGGCTGTGGCAGCGCTTCCACCGCACCACCTTGCCGGACTGGCTGGGCTTCTTCGCCGGCCGCCGGCTGGTGCCCATCCTGACGTCCTTCGCCGCCATTGTGATCGGCGTGGTCATGGCCCTGCTGTACCCCTTCTTCAATACGGGGTTGACGGCAGTGGGCAACACCGTGGCGGACAATACCGTGGTGGGCAGCGGAGTCTACGGCACCCTCAACCGGCTGCTCATCCCGCTGGGACTGCACCACATCCTGAACTCCATCGTCTGGTTCATCATCGGCGACTACGACGGCGCCCATGGCGACCTGAACCGGTTCTTCGCCGGAGACCCCACCGCCGGCGTATTTATGACCGGCTTCTTCCCCATCATGATGTTCGCCCTGCCCGCAGCCGCCCTGGCCATCTGGCAGGAAGCCAAGCCGTCTCAGAAGAAGATCGTTGGCGGCGTCATGCTCTCCACCGGCCTGACCGCGTTCCTCACCGGGATCACCGAACCGCTGGAATTCTCGTTTATGTTCGTGGCCTGGCCGCTTTACCTCGTCCACGCCGTCCTGACCGGCACGTCCATGATGCTGGTCAATGCCCTGGACATCCACCATGGGTTCGGATTCTCCGCCGGAGCCATCGACTACCTCCTCAACTTCGGCATCGCCCAGAACCCACTGTGGCTGATCCCCATCGGCCTGGGCTACGCCGCCATCTACTATGTGGCCTTCCGCTTTGTCATCCGCCGCTGGAACCTGCGCACGATGGGCCGCGAGGATGAAACCGACGAGAACGGCTCAATGGCCAAAGCTGATGCGAGCTGA